A genomic stretch from Erigeron canadensis isolate Cc75 chromosome 9, C_canadensis_v1, whole genome shotgun sequence includes:
- the LOC122583850 gene encoding cytochrome b5-like yields the protein MGSEETKIISLEEASKHATKDDCWLIISGKVYDITPFLDDHPGGDEVLVLATKKDATEDFEDVGHSQNARDMLKDYYVGDIDVNTLPKKGQYKPPSSSGSGSEKASGSSSNNSVMLFLPILILVLAYAYYYFSKTDKVGSHA from the exons ATGGGTTCGGAGGAAACCAAAATTATATCACTTGAAGAGGCTTCAAAACACGCCACTAAAGATGATTGCTGGCTTATTATTTCTGGAAAG GTGTATGATATCACCCCATTTCTGGATGATCATCCGGGCGGTGATGAAGTCTTAGTGTTAGCCACCA agaaaGATGCCACAGAGGATTTTGAAGATGTTGGCCACAGCCAAAATGCAAGAGACATGTTAAAAGATTactatgttggtgatattgatGTCAACACTTTGCCAAAAAAAGGACAGTACAAGCCGCCTTCAAGCTCGGGTTCTGGGTCAGAAAAAGCGTCTGGGAGCTCATCTAACAACTCAGTCATGTTGTTTTTACCCATACTTATCCTGGTGTTGGCATatgcttattattatttttctaaaaccGATAAGGTCGGGAGCCATGCTTGA